DNA from Vibrio alfacsensis:
CAACACCAAATATTGCCACGAACCATCATGCCACCCGCCCGCTGGGAATAAATTCCAATGCAAAGAGAACACATAAATCAATGCAGGTGCCAACACAAAAGATGGCATTACCACTCCTGCCATCGCAGTAGACATGATGGTGTAATCCAGCCACGAATTTTGTTTGAGTGCGGCGATTGTGCCGATCGATACGCCGAGAATAACGGTGAAAATAAAGGCAATAAAACCGACTTTTGCAGAAACAGGCAATGCTACCGCGATCAACTCATTAACGGTGTAATCTAAGTATTTGAACGATGGCCCAAAGTCACCTTGGATAACATTAGTCAGATAGGTGGTATATTGCTCAAATACAGGCTTATCTAAACCGTATTTGGCTTCAATGTTCGCCATAACTTCTGGCGGTAAAGGACGCTCGCTCGAGAATGGGTTACCCGGTGCGAAACGCATGAGAAAGAAAGACACGGTGATCAAAACCAACATGGTCGGGATCGCCTCAAATATCCTTTTTGCGATGAATTTAAGCATAAACTCACTCTTTCAGTCTGTGACAGTTAAAAAAATTTGATAGTAGGCACTGCACGTCCAAAATAGGTACGTGCAGGCCTTATTCTTATAGTCTTGAAGCTAAGTTATTACTGAGCTTTGATGTAAAGATCTTTTGAGTAGATCTTTTCTTCCGCGTTGTTTGCAGGGAAACCACCAACGTGCGGATTAAGCAGACGTGAACGAACATACTGATAGATAGGCGCGATTGGCATATCTTTCGCCATCAGTTTTTCAGCTTCTAGGTAAATTGCCGTACGCTCTTCTTCTGAAGTCGATTGGATCGCCTTTTCAATCAGAGCATCGTAATCTTTGTTGCCCCAGTGCTGACCACCGGTTGTGTTCGAACTCACCATAAGGGTTAGGAAAGAAGATGCTTCGTTGTAGTCACCACACCAACCTGCGCGCGCGACTTCGAAATCACCTTGGTCTTTAGTAGATAGGTATGTTTTCCACTCTTGGTTTTCGAGCGTAACGTCTAGACCAAGTGTTTTCTTCCACATAGAGCCTAGCGCTACTGCTAGTTTCTTGTGGTTTTCATCTGTGTTGTATAGAAGAGAGAATTTAAGAGGATTGCTCTTACCGTAACCCGCTTCCTCAAGTAAACGTGCAGCTTCAGCGTTACGCTCTTTTTGCGTCATCTTGCCGTAAACCGGCAGTTCAGGGTTGAAGTGCGCTGTAATTTCAGGCGTGAGGAAGTAAGCAGGCTTCTGGCCTTGGCCAAGAATCGCATTTGCAACGATGTCACGGTCAATCGCGTAAGAAATTGCTTTACGAACACGAGGGTCGTTAAATGGTTCTTTCTTGGTGTTGAATGAGTAGTAGTACGTACATAGGCTGCCCTCAACCGATACCGACTCTGGGTGTTCTTTCTTCAAACGTTTGAAGTGCTCAGTAGGCAGCTTAGACGTAAAGTCGATTTCACCAGACAAGAAGCGGTTCATCTCAGCAACACCGTTCTCGATTGGAAGGTAAGTCACTTTATTGAGAACAGTCTTATCGTTTTCCCAGTACTGAGCGTTGCGAACCAGTTCAAGACGCTCATTCACAACCCACTTGTTAACAACATAGGCACCATTACCAACAAAGTTTTCCGGTTTAGTCCATTGGTCACCAAACTTTTCAACCGTTGCTTGGTGAACTGGTTTCATTGTTGTGTGGCCCGCCATCATGACAAAGTAAGGAACAGCGGTGTCTAGCTCAAC
Protein-coding regions in this window:
- the oppB gene encoding oligopeptide ABC transporter permease OppB — translated: MLKFIAKRIFEAIPTMLVLITVSFFLMRFAPGNPFSSERPLPPEVMANIEAKYGLDKPVFEQYTTYLTNVIQGDFGPSFKYLDYTVNELIAVALPVSAKVGFIAFIFTVILGVSIGTIAALKQNSWLDYTIMSTAMAGVVMPSFVLAPALIYVFSLHWNLFPAGGWHDGSWQYLVLPVIAMSLLYVATFARITRGSMIETLNSNFIRTARAKGLSYRYIIIKHALKPALLPVVSYMGPAFVGIITGSVVVETIFGLPGIGKLFVNAAFNRDYSLVMGVTILIGFLFILFNAIVDILLAMIDPKIRY
- a CDS encoding ABC transporter substrate-binding protein is translated as MYKNKITKALLLGAGLAVSATSTIAFAADVPAGTKLADKQELVRGNGTEVATIDPHKSQGVPESHVIRDLLEGLVNQNADGDTIPGVAERWETQDNKTFTFHLRKDAKWSNGDPVTAQDFVYSWQRAVDPATASPYSWYMEYTKMKNAKDIVSGKKDKSELGVKATDDHTLVVELDTAVPYFVMMAGHTTMKPVHQATVEKFGDQWTKPENFVGNGAYVVNKWVVNERLELVRNAQYWENDKTVLNKVTYLPIENGVAEMNRFLSGEIDFTSKLPTEHFKRLKKEHPESVSVEGSLCTYYYSFNTKKEPFNDPRVRKAISYAIDRDIVANAILGQGQKPAYFLTPEITAHFNPELPVYGKMTQKERNAEAARLLEEAGYGKSNPLKFSLLYNTDENHKKLAVALGSMWKKTLGLDVTLENQEWKTYLSTKDQGDFEVARAGWCGDYNEASSFLTLMVSSNTTGGQHWGNKDYDALIEKAIQSTSEEERTAIYLEAEKLMAKDMPIAPIYQYVRSRLLNPHVGGFPANNAEEKIYSKDLYIKAQ